One segment of Thermodesulfobacteriota bacterium DNA contains the following:
- a CDS encoding 50S ribosomal protein L25/general stress protein Ctc gives MAQSTLVVKKREGVGKSAARKVRKEGAVPAIVYGRETEPIPIVVNLTEFKKALSTEAGENTLLELHIKDDGEEITKLALLRDIQFDYLTSRPLHFDFQEVLMKEKLTVKVPVRIMGKAEGVKSGGILEEILREIEIECLPADIPNYIEVDVSNLGIGDSIHIGDLTISENVTVLHEPDETIVTILSPTVEEVVAPAPTEEAAAQAGAEAEAKEGEEE, from the coding sequence ATGGCACAGAGTACCTTGGTCGTTAAAAAAAGGGAGGGAGTGGGAAAGAGCGCGGCGAGAAAGGTGAGAAAGGAAGGAGCCGTTCCGGCCATAGTTTACGGAAGAGAAACGGAACCCATCCCCATAGTAGTTAACCTGACAGAGTTTAAAAAAGCCCTCTCCACAGAGGCCGGGGAGAACACCCTGCTTGAGCTTCATATAAAGGACGACGGTGAAGAAATTACCAAGCTAGCCCTTCTTCGCGATATCCAGTTCGACTACCTTACCAGCCGTCCCCTCCACTTCGATTTTCAAGAGGTCCTCATGAAGGAAAAATTGACGGTGAAGGTGCCGGTGAGGATCATGGGCAAGGCAGAAGGGGTTAAGTCAGGAGGAATACTTGAGGAAATACTCAGGGAGATAGAAATTGAGTGTCTGCCGGCGGACATCCCCAACTATATAGAGGTTGACGTATCAAACCTGGGAATCGGTGACTCTATACATATCGGCGATTTAACCATATCCGAAAATGTCACCGTGCTGCACGAGCCGGATGAAACCATAGTGACAATCCTCTCACCTACTGTGGAAGAGGTAGTGGCACCAGCCCCGACCGAAGAGGCTGCCGCCCAGGCTGGAGCCGAAGCAGAGGCCAAGGAGGGGGAAGAGGAATAA
- a CDS encoding ribose-phosphate pyrophosphokinase, protein MEAIKIFSGTSNVPLSEAVCRFLGVPPGKSEIRRFSDGEIFAEISESVRGAHVFVIQSTCPPVNENIMELLIITDALKRASARAVTAVIPYYGYARQDRKVQPRAPISAKLVADIIVKSGISRVVTVDLHAGQIQGFFDVPVDHIYATPIFINYLRKKFIEDDIVIVSPDAGGMERARAYAKRLDAGLAMTDKRRPAPNVAEITYVIGDVRGKTAIIVDDLVDTAGTAAQAAKALAKEGARRVALCCTHGVLSSNAVQRIEESLLEEVVITDTIPHGEDTKNSKKIKILSIADLLGEAIRRIAVGESISTLFS, encoded by the coding sequence ATGGAAGCCATTAAAATTTTTAGTGGAACTTCAAACGTTCCCCTGTCCGAAGCGGTGTGCAGATTCCTTGGAGTTCCTCCGGGCAAATCCGAGATCAGGAGGTTTAGCGACGGCGAGATATTCGCCGAGATATCGGAAAGCGTCCGCGGGGCCCATGTCTTCGTGATTCAATCCACTTGTCCCCCGGTGAATGAAAATATCATGGAACTATTGATTATTACCGATGCCCTGAAGAGGGCTTCGGCCAGAGCCGTCACCGCGGTCATTCCATACTACGGCTATGCCCGGCAGGACCGCAAGGTCCAGCCAAGGGCCCCGATATCGGCAAAACTGGTCGCAGACATCATAGTTAAATCGGGTATAAGCAGGGTGGTTACCGTGGACCTCCATGCCGGCCAGATACAGGGTTTCTTCGACGTCCCAGTCGACCATATTTACGCCACGCCGATCTTCATAAACTATTTAAGAAAGAAGTTCATCGAAGATGATATAGTCATAGTCTCACCCGACGCCGGGGGGATGGAAAGGGCTAGGGCATATGCAAAGCGACTCGACGCCGGGCTGGCCATGACCGATAAAAGACGCCCTGCCCCAAACGTCGCCGAGATAACCTACGTTATCGGTGATGTCCGGGGTAAGACTGCGATTATAGTAGATGACCTGGTCGACACCGCCGGCACAGCGGCGCAGGCCGCTAAAGCCCTGGCAAAAGAGGGGGCAAGACGCGTTGCCCTCTGTTGCACCCATGGAGTACTCTCCAGCAACGCAGTCCAAAGGATTGAAGAGTCGCTTCTCGAGGAAGTGGTTATAACCGATACGATTCCTCACGGGGAAGATACCAAGAACAGCAAGAAAATAAAGATCCTGAGCATTGCCGACCTGCTCGGCGAAGCGATAAGAAGAATAGCCGTAGGAGAATCCATAAGCACTTTATTTAGCTAG
- a CDS encoding TIGR03668 family PPOX class F420-dependent oxidoreductase: protein MIMLTDGENQFILSHRVARLATVDRFGKPLVVPICYAYDGMNIYTPIDKKPKRVSVRGLKRIKNIMENPYVSLVIDEYHEDWDKLSYIIIHGKAELIESGQEYQESLRLLTQKYVQYERMNLTGLNLPVIKIIPERIISWRVV, encoded by the coding sequence ATGATTATGCTTACGGACGGAGAAAATCAATTTATACTCTCTCATAGGGTGGCCCGGTTGGCCACCGTGGATAGATTTGGGAAGCCGCTGGTTGTTCCTATTTGCTATGCCTACGACGGCATGAACATTTATACTCCGATCGACAAAAAACCCAAACGGGTATCGGTTAGAGGGTTAAAGAGGATTAAAAATATCATGGAAAACCCGTATGTTTCCCTGGTTATCGACGAATATCATGAGGACTGGGATAAGCTCTCCTATATTATCATTCACGGTAAGGCGGAGCTAATTGAAAGCGGCCAGGAGTATCAGGAATCCCTTAGGCTTTTAACCCAAAAATATGTCCAATATGAGCGGATGAATCTCACCGGCCTGAACCTTCCGGTTATTAAAATCATTCCGGAGAGAATCATATCCTGGAGAGTTGTGTGA
- a CDS encoding NAD(P)/FAD-dependent oxidoreductase has product MTKIVVLGSGFGGMEAVLNLEEHFHKNSGVEIFLISNQNYTLFTPLLPQIVSSYIEPRHIIQTTRDIRRDRKFRFIRDSVVGIDLHEKRVSLLESEVPYDYLVMALGSITNYFNIPGAEKNTFALKTLEDSAELRDHIIDILEHADHEDDPDLKREMLTFVIVGGGYTGVELTAELRDFIHRQAVGQYRGIDFKDVKIVLLEAADEIMEGVDQYLAKRSKRKLVRDGIEVRTKSKVTRCFEGGVEINSQEVIRSRVVIWTAGVKANPVLDSLPVKKGKFGRVLVNNYLQIPGFPEVYAVGDNAMVEGSSPRKSSQPVAPVAIEQARVAARNIINSIENKPLEEYSFTPSGMLVSLGMNDALISIKGIRIGGFIAWLFWNAIHLLKLVGLKKQIQVALDWTFACIFPRDSAIIRFPKRCKICTDKVESKIKKSMGQGL; this is encoded by the coding sequence ATGACGAAAATCGTGGTCTTAGGATCGGGTTTTGGGGGTATGGAAGCGGTACTCAACCTAGAGGAACATTTCCACAAGAATAGCGGTGTGGAGATTTTTCTCATAAGTAATCAGAACTACACACTATTTACCCCTCTCCTCCCTCAGATCGTCTCATCTTACATAGAGCCCAGGCATATCATCCAGACGACTAGAGACATCCGCAGGGATAGAAAATTCAGGTTCATACGCGATTCAGTGGTTGGGATTGACCTTCATGAAAAGCGGGTAAGTCTTTTAGAGAGTGAGGTACCTTATGATTATCTGGTAATGGCTCTAGGGAGCATCACCAATTATTTCAATATCCCTGGGGCGGAGAAAAATACATTTGCCCTTAAAACCCTGGAGGATTCCGCTGAATTAAGAGACCATATCATAGACATTCTTGAGCACGCCGACCACGAAGACGACCCGGATTTAAAGAGAGAAATGCTCACCTTCGTAATAGTGGGAGGGGGCTACACCGGGGTTGAGCTTACGGCAGAGTTAAGGGATTTCATACACAGGCAGGCAGTGGGACAGTACCGAGGGATCGATTTCAAGGACGTAAAGATAGTGCTCCTGGAAGCTGCGGATGAAATCATGGAGGGCGTTGACCAGTACTTAGCCAAGAGGTCTAAGAGAAAATTGGTCAGGGATGGAATCGAGGTAAGGACCAAGTCTAAGGTTACCAGGTGCTTTGAAGGGGGCGTTGAAATCAACAGTCAAGAGGTAATAAGGTCTCGGGTTGTAATTTGGACAGCAGGGGTTAAAGCAAATCCGGTCTTAGATTCGCTTCCGGTTAAAAAAGGAAAGTTCGGAAGGGTATTGGTCAATAATTATCTACAGATTCCCGGCTTCCCCGAGGTTTATGCGGTTGGGGATAACGCTATGGTAGAGGGGTCGAGTCCTAGAAAATCCTCACAGCCGGTAGCTCCTGTAGCCATCGAGCAAGCCCGGGTCGCGGCCCGGAACATCATAAATTCCATCGAGAATAAACCTTTAGAGGAATACTCTTTTACCCCGTCCGGAATGTTGGTCTCCCTGGGTATGAATGATGCGTTGATTAGCATAAAGGGAATTAGAATAGGTGGCTTCATCGCCTGGCTTTTCTGGAACGCCATACATCTCCTCAAGTTGGTAGGCCTTAAGAAACAAATCCAGGTCGCACTGGATTGGACCTTTGCCTGCATCTTCCCGCGGGATTCCGCCATAATAAGGTTTCCAAAGAGATGCAAAATATGCACAGATAAAGTGGAGTCTAAAATCAAAAAGTCGATGGGACAGGGTTTATGA
- a CDS encoding FIST N-terminal domain-containing protein encodes MIKAGAGCSTNQDSVQAAIEAASQAMELGGLNKADWALVFSTFPHRARYREILTKVSEVAQTVSIAGCSAVGVLSNSSEIEGDPGVVVLAVSSDTMQGTPLLVRHSGDGGLKTGIEIGEQLLSIQGGNRLLTLFPDPFNIHPELLLRGVESRLGEIPVVGAAASEHPAMGETYEFCGDLVSPGAVSGLFLRGNFGHRIGITQGCQPVGLPCTITKAETNIIFELDGRPAFEVLKESIPASIRENPREIMRLVFAAFPLDPEEKEIKGGDYLVRNLLGFNPDTGIIGVAENVREGQVMSFTLRHPTMAREDLKQMLERLLSSSQPDKRFKFGFYFNCCARGSSLYGYQGIDTAYITQALGEVPIVGFFGNSELAPLRQTNYLFTYTGVLVLISE; translated from the coding sequence GTGATAAAAGCAGGGGCAGGATGCTCGACTAACCAGGACAGCGTTCAAGCAGCAATAGAGGCTGCTTCTCAAGCAATGGAGCTGGGAGGGTTGAATAAGGCCGATTGGGCTCTGGTGTTCTCAACCTTTCCTCATCGCGCCAGGTACCGGGAGATTTTGACAAAGGTATCCGAGGTCGCCCAAACGGTAAGCATAGCTGGGTGCAGTGCCGTAGGTGTTCTCTCTAATTCTTCGGAGATAGAAGGAGACCCGGGGGTGGTGGTCCTGGCCGTGTCCTCGGATACGATGCAGGGTACTCCATTACTAGTGCGCCATTCCGGAGACGGTGGTCTTAAAACCGGAATAGAAATCGGAGAGCAATTGCTTTCTATCCAGGGCGGGAACAGACTTCTTACCCTTTTTCCCGACCCTTTTAACATACACCCGGAGCTTCTTCTTAGAGGGGTCGAGTCTAGATTGGGAGAGATACCGGTGGTAGGTGCTGCTGCTTCTGAGCATCCGGCTATGGGTGAGACCTATGAATTCTGCGGGGACCTAGTTTCACCGGGGGCGGTTTCCGGGCTTTTTCTCCGGGGGAACTTCGGGCATAGGATCGGAATCACCCAGGGCTGTCAACCGGTGGGATTGCCATGCACTATTACCAAGGCGGAGACAAACATTATTTTTGAGCTCGACGGTCGCCCTGCCTTCGAAGTCTTGAAAGAGTCTATTCCGGCAAGCATACGTGAGAATCCAAGAGAGATCATGCGTCTTGTTTTTGCCGCATTCCCTCTAGACCCGGAAGAAAAAGAGATAAAAGGCGGGGATTATCTGGTGAGAAACCTGCTCGGGTTTAATCCGGATACCGGGATTATCGGGGTTGCCGAGAATGTAAGGGAGGGACAGGTTATGAGCTTCACTCTCCGCCATCCTACCATGGCTCGCGAGGACTTGAAGCAGATGCTCGAGCGTTTGCTGTCTTCGAGCCAGCCCGATAAGCGATTTAAGTTTGGTTTCTACTTCAACTGCTGTGCTAGGGGCTCGTCCCTCTACGGCTATCAGGGGATCGACACCGCTTACATCACACAGGCATTAGGGGAGGTGCCGATAGTAGGCTTTTTCGGGAATTCCGAGTTGGCCCCGCTCAGGCAAACGAATTATCTGTTTACCTATACCGGCGTGCTGGTATTAATTTCGGAATAG
- a CDS encoding TerC family protein, whose translation MSNEVLFWVGFNAFIALILILDLGVFHRKAHVIKIKEALLWCAVLISLALLFNLGVYFWKGPKVALEFLTGYLIEQSLSVDNLFVFLLIFSYFNVPSTYQHRVLFWGILGAVVMRIIFILAGITLIERFHWIIYIFGGFLVLSGVKLAFQKDKEIHPEKNPVLRVFRRFVPVTRDYHNGHFFVYINKKYLATPLFVVLLVVETTDVMFALDSIPAVLAITTDPFIVYTSNVFAILGLRAIYFALAGVMRLFHYLHYGLSFILVFVGVKMLISGFYKMPVELALGVIAGVLSFSVIASVVKPREVEESGVGENRAEHESKGQQAAK comes from the coding sequence ATGTCGAATGAAGTCTTATTTTGGGTTGGTTTTAATGCATTCATAGCACTCATACTCATTTTAGATCTGGGTGTATTCCATCGAAAGGCCCATGTTATCAAGATCAAAGAGGCGCTTCTCTGGTGTGCCGTTTTGATCAGCCTGGCCCTTCTTTTCAACCTGGGAGTCTATTTCTGGAAGGGGCCTAAGGTGGCCCTGGAATTCCTCACCGGATATCTGATAGAACAGTCGCTGAGCGTCGATAACCTGTTCGTTTTTTTGCTGATCTTTTCCTACTTTAACGTGCCCTCCACCTACCAGCATAGGGTGCTCTTTTGGGGCATTCTGGGAGCGGTCGTCATGCGCATCATATTTATTCTTGCCGGTATAACCCTGATCGAGAGGTTTCACTGGATTATATACATATTTGGCGGCTTTCTCGTCCTGAGCGGGGTTAAGCTGGCTTTTCAAAAAGACAAGGAGATTCACCCAGAGAAAAACCCGGTACTCCGGGTTTTCCGCAGGTTCGTGCCGGTCACCCGGGATTACCATAACGGGCATTTTTTCGTGTACATAAACAAGAAATACTTAGCCACCCCTCTATTCGTCGTCCTCCTGGTGGTAGAGACAACGGACGTTATGTTTGCACTGGATTCAATACCGGCGGTACTAGCCATAACCACCGACCCGTTCATAGTATACACCTCCAATGTATTTGCCATACTGGGATTAAGGGCAATTTATTTTGCGTTAGCTGGGGTTATGAGGCTATTTCACTATCTTCATTACGGACTTTCTTTTATCCTGGTATTTGTTGGGGTTAAGATGCTCATATCCGGCTTTTATAAAATGCCGGTGGAATTGGCTCTCGGGGTGATTGCCGGGGTGCTGTCCTTTTCCGTCATTGCCTCTGTGGTTAAACCGCGCGAAGTGGAAGAAAGCGGTGTTGGAGAAAACCGGGCAGAGCACGAATCGAAGGGACAACAGGCGGCAAAGTAG
- the hisD gene encoding histidinol dehydrogenase has translation MRIIRLKKNNLAQKLKGLRGESKLFDPGVESAVKKIVEAVRKDGDRALFKFTKKFDKVELSTKTVKVSTREVEEAKAKVSPEIKSSLTVAASRIHFYQQMKLPQEKTFTDSLGNELGWLLRPLERVGVYIPGGKAAYPSTVLMTAIPAKVAGVEEVVLVSPCPRGEVNPVVLVAASMAGVDVIYKVGGAQAISALAYGTESIPKVDKIVGPGNIYVTIAKKLVFGEVDIDMIAGPSEVLIVSDGSTPPGWIAADLLAQAEHDEMAVPILVTDSSEFADEVKKEISKRLKTLERREIAKEAVRNQGKIFVVDSMEDAVSAVNAIAPEHLELCVENPKSILPGIKHAGAIFLGGMSTEAFGDYVAGPSHVLPTGGAARFSSPLSVYDFLRMPSVISVSESGFKELEQSVTRLAYSEGLEAHALSVKARFENRS, from the coding sequence TTGAGAATAATCCGATTAAAAAAAAATAACCTGGCCCAGAAATTAAAAGGGCTGAGAGGAGAGTCAAAGCTCTTTGATCCCGGTGTTGAGTCAGCGGTAAAAAAAATAGTCGAAGCTGTCAGGAAGGACGGCGATAGAGCCCTATTTAAATTCACTAAAAAGTTTGACAAGGTCGAGCTATCCACCAAAACGGTCAAGGTTTCCACTAGGGAAGTTGAAGAGGCGAAAGCAAAGGTCTCCCCGGAGATAAAATCCTCTCTTACTGTTGCCGCTAGCAGAATACATTTCTACCAGCAGATGAAACTCCCGCAGGAAAAAACGTTTACCGATTCCCTGGGGAACGAACTGGGATGGCTGCTAAGGCCTCTGGAAAGGGTAGGTGTTTATATTCCTGGGGGTAAGGCTGCTTATCCTTCCACCGTTCTCATGACGGCCATTCCGGCAAAGGTAGCCGGCGTAGAAGAGGTAGTATTGGTTTCCCCTTGTCCCCGTGGGGAGGTTAATCCGGTGGTTCTGGTCGCTGCGTCCATGGCTGGGGTGGATGTGATTTATAAGGTCGGCGGAGCACAGGCGATTTCCGCCCTGGCTTACGGAACAGAATCCATTCCGAAGGTGGACAAGATAGTGGGCCCGGGAAACATCTATGTCACCATTGCCAAGAAATTGGTCTTTGGAGAGGTGGACATCGACATGATTGCCGGACCCAGCGAGGTCTTGATAGTCTCCGATGGAAGCACTCCGCCCGGGTGGATAGCGGCCGATCTTCTGGCTCAGGCAGAGCACGATGAGATGGCTGTTCCCATCCTGGTCACCGATTCGTCCGAATTTGCAGACGAGGTGAAGAAAGAGATATCAAAGAGATTAAAGACCTTGGAAAGAAGGGAGATCGCCAAAGAAGCGGTGAGGAATCAAGGGAAGATTTTCGTGGTTGATAGCATGGAGGATGCCGTTTCTGCTGTTAACGCTATAGCTCCCGAACACCTGGAGTTATGTGTAGAGAATCCTAAGTCTATTCTTCCCGGGATAAAACATGCCGGGGCGATTTTCCTGGGAGGGATGTCCACAGAGGCTTTCGGCGACTATGTTGCCGGCCCTAGTCACGTGCTTCCGACCGGCGGGGCGGCCCGGTTCTCCTCGCCCTTGAGCGTTTATGATTTTCTCAGGATGCCCAGCGTCATTTCGGTCTCAGAGAGCGGATTCAAGGAACTAGAGCAATCTGTCACCAGGCTTGCATATAGCGAGGGGCTTGAGGCTCATGCCTTATCGGTTAAAGCAAGGTTTGAGAATCGCTCATGA
- a CDS encoding type II toxin-antitoxin system VapC family toxin has translation MENPVCIDTDIIIDHLRGRLPGAQLFADIVTRQVPYTTCISQFELFCGANTPKEREIITECLLGFKVLPFDQSSSDEAARIYVELKRKGQLIGVRDILIAGIAKVNNLRIATGNRKDFGRIKGLSMWSE, from the coding sequence ATGGAAAATCCGGTCTGCATAGATACCGACATAATAATAGACCACCTGAGGGGACGATTACCCGGGGCTCAGCTCTTCGCCGATATCGTTACGCGACAGGTCCCATACACCACCTGCATTTCCCAGTTTGAGCTTTTCTGCGGTGCAAACACACCTAAGGAAAGAGAAATAATAACCGAATGTCTCCTGGGGTTTAAAGTTCTTCCTTTTGACCAGTCAAGTAGCGATGAGGCGGCAAGAATTTATGTAGAGCTGAAAAGGAAGGGGCAATTGATCGGAGTAAGGGATATCTTGATTGCCGGGATAGCTAAGGTGAATAATCTAAGAATCGCTACCGGGAACCGGAAAGACTTTGGCAGGATAAAGGGACTCTCAATGTGGAGCGAATGA
- the hisC gene encoding histidinol-phosphate transaminase, protein MELRCSFCNILSEETEAIVQKEESSICADCLNLVKEIVDEFSMGQVFEGRGRCSFCKKEHGGERMVFQGEKARICNQCIVEIEQEMKNVKRDIAKIPAKTKNQGPVSAKSRVREGVRELSPYSVPLFHCRVKLDGNESPFRLPDVVLKRVLREIGEIPVNRYPDPDATVLRERISSMAGFPSDGILVGNGSDELIEMLMRTFSGHTGRVLYPVPTFSMFRIIGISLGLDQIPVDLDSRFDIDIKATLREIRRKNPDLIFLATPNNPTGNSFSDDRILEILKNSAGIVVVDEAYSDFSGKTFLPFIREYENLMILRTMSKVGFAGIRVGILFGRSDLVGEVNKVRLPYNVNSLSQRIAEVVLENSAFVKENVQLIIRERERVYRGLKVIPGIEAFPSDANFILFRVKDADKVFGELIKRGVLIRNFNSPGRLENCLRVTIGTPEENDEFLEALAKVVSS, encoded by the coding sequence GTGGAATTAAGATGTTCATTCTGCAATATTCTATCTGAAGAAACGGAAGCAATTGTCCAGAAAGAAGAATCTTCAATCTGTGCGGATTGTCTTAACCTGGTCAAGGAGATAGTGGATGAATTCAGCATGGGCCAGGTATTTGAGGGGAGAGGAAGGTGCTCTTTTTGTAAAAAGGAGCACGGCGGAGAAAGGATGGTTTTCCAGGGAGAGAAAGCGCGGATTTGTAATCAGTGCATAGTGGAGATCGAGCAGGAAATGAAGAATGTAAAAAGGGATATTGCCAAGATCCCGGCGAAAACAAAAAATCAGGGTCCAGTTTCCGCGAAATCTAGGGTTAGGGAGGGTGTAAGGGAGCTTTCGCCGTATTCAGTGCCTCTTTTTCATTGCCGGGTCAAGCTTGACGGAAACGAGAGCCCTTTCCGGCTGCCTGACGTGGTATTGAAGAGGGTCCTAAGAGAGATAGGTGAAATACCGGTCAACAGATATCCGGACCCGGATGCCACCGTCCTCCGGGAAAGGATTTCCAGCATGGCTGGTTTTCCCTCCGATGGTATTCTCGTGGGGAATGGCTCGGATGAGCTTATAGAAATGCTCATGAGGACTTTTTCCGGCCACACCGGGAGGGTGCTCTATCCGGTCCCCACCTTTTCCATGTTCAGGATAATCGGTATTTCTCTTGGTCTAGATCAAATTCCGGTCGACCTGGACAGCCGGTTTGACATAGATATCAAGGCAACGCTCCGGGAGATAAGGAGGAAAAATCCGGATTTGATTTTTCTGGCCACGCCTAATAATCCCACCGGAAACTCATTTTCCGATGACCGGATTCTGGAGATTCTAAAGAACTCCGCGGGCATAGTGGTCGTGGACGAGGCTTATAGCGATTTCTCCGGGAAAACCTTTCTTCCGTTTATAAGGGAATACGAGAACCTCATGATCCTGAGGACGATGTCCAAAGTCGGTTTTGCCGGAATAAGGGTGGGAATACTGTTCGGTAGGAGCGACCTGGTAGGCGAGGTCAATAAAGTGCGTCTTCCCTATAACGTGAACTCTCTCAGCCAAAGAATAGCAGAGGTGGTATTGGAGAACTCTGCTTTTGTGAAGGAGAATGTCCAGTTGATAATAAGGGAAAGAGAGAGGGTGTATAGAGGACTAAAAGTCATACCTGGAATAGAGGCTTTCCCCAGCGATGCTAATTTCATTCTATTCCGGGTGAAGGATGCGGATAAGGTTTTTGGCGAATTGATAAAAAGGGGAGTGCTCATTAGGAATTTCAATTCTCCGGGGAGGCTGGAGAATTGCCTTCGGGTTACCATCGGAACGCCCGAAGAGAATGACGAGTTTCTAGAGGCATTAGCTAAAGTCGTTTCTTCTTAA
- the lnt gene encoding apolipoprotein N-acyltransferase, whose product MKITKIDLLLSAISGVLFPIAFIVPYGWILAWFLLVPLFISLENKSPVNAFRLGLLVGTVTNVLGTYWIIGTLVRFGGFPYVISALFHIILSMYSGLSFALFAYISAKLRLFQKPGLLSALLIASVWTSIEFLFPYLFPYGITNSQASFIPIIQIYDLFGMYSLSFLIVLVNVTLTRLIKSFREASPKPSLEIVTCLALLALTIAYGFWKIGIEDKKIADAPRIKVGIVQANFDFFEKNEDNEDAISERHRSMSQSLDSPDLVIWPETAVQAWIPLSSDSLSDDGKSIVPQVDGTYFMVGGLSYSINKVSPDGTISDEDINQFNTAFLTDPQGKILGRYHKIKLLLFGEYLPFSKYIPSLKKLSPATGDFIPGSELNLFEIKEKDVKIAPLICYEDIIPSFSRRFVNQGANLIVNLTNDAWFGRSTAPYQHLLLSIPRAVETRRYLIRSTNTGISAVIDPVGRIVADTGIFEQATLEEEVGIMDGEKTLYTRTGDIFSWGCLVFWVGFAVITKFSATKTRRHKEKMFTG is encoded by the coding sequence ATGAAAATCACCAAGATTGACTTACTCCTTTCCGCCATCTCCGGAGTTCTCTTTCCCATCGCATTCATCGTCCCATACGGATGGATCCTTGCCTGGTTTCTGCTGGTTCCTCTTTTTATTTCATTGGAAAATAAATCCCCGGTGAACGCCTTTCGACTGGGACTCTTGGTCGGAACCGTCACCAATGTCCTCGGCACCTACTGGATTATCGGAACGCTGGTCCGGTTTGGCGGATTTCCTTATGTAATCAGCGCTTTATTTCATATCATCCTTAGTATGTATTCGGGTCTTTCGTTTGCACTATTTGCCTATATATCAGCCAAGCTCCGCCTCTTCCAAAAACCGGGATTACTCTCGGCACTTCTCATCGCCTCCGTCTGGACCTCGATAGAGTTTCTCTTTCCCTACCTTTTCCCTTACGGAATCACCAATTCCCAGGCTAGCTTCATTCCCATAATTCAAATATACGATTTATTCGGAATGTACTCTCTCAGCTTCCTAATCGTCCTGGTAAATGTAACCTTGACCAGGCTAATAAAGAGTTTTAGAGAAGCCAGTCCAAAACCGAGTTTAGAAATAGTAACATGCTTAGCGCTTCTCGCCCTTACCATAGCATACGGGTTCTGGAAAATAGGCATCGAAGATAAGAAAATAGCGGATGCTCCAAGAATCAAGGTGGGAATAGTCCAGGCCAACTTTGACTTCTTCGAGAAGAACGAGGATAACGAAGACGCCATATCGGAGAGACATAGGTCAATGTCACAATCGCTTGATTCGCCCGACCTGGTTATCTGGCCGGAAACCGCCGTTCAGGCCTGGATTCCTCTGTCCTCGGACTCTCTGTCAGACGACGGCAAAAGTATCGTTCCCCAGGTTGATGGCACCTATTTTATGGTGGGAGGGTTATCCTACAGCATCAATAAAGTCAGTCCCGACGGCACTATATCCGATGAAGACATAAACCAATTCAATACCGCCTTCCTCACCGACCCCCAGGGAAAGATTCTGGGAAGATACCACAAGATAAAACTCCTTCTATTCGGCGAGTACTTACCGTTTTCCAAATATATTCCTTCTCTCAAAAAACTAAGCCCGGCCACCGGGGATTTCATTCCCGGAAGTGAACTCAATCTATTCGAGATTAAAGAAAAGGACGTAAAAATTGCCCCGCTAATCTGCTACGAGGACATCATCCCCTCTTTCAGCAGAAGGTTCGTCAACCAGGGAGCCAATCTAATCGTAAACCTTACCAACGATGCCTGGTTCGGCCGGTCAACCGCTCCATACCAGCATCTTCTTCTTTCCATACCCCGAGCCGTGGAAACAAGGCGATACCTTATCCGGTCGACGAACACCGGTATAAGCGCGGTAATCGACCCGGTGGGGAGAATCGTCGCAGATACGGGGATATTCGAGCAGGCCACACTCGAAGAGGAGGTTGGAATTATGGATGGAGAAAAAACGCTCTACACAAGAACCGGGGATATCTTTTCCTGGGGATGCTTGGTTTTTTGGGTAGGTTTTGCTGTGATAACAAAATTTTCTGCCACCAAGACACGAAGACACAAAGAAAAAATGTTTACAGGTTAA